ATTGACAAGCGTTGCCAGAATACGATTTGCATTATCTCTGATACAACCCACCAATACCGTATCATCAGCCCGATCGGATGGATTATAACCGATCAGATAGGTGTCGTCAATTTTTAAATCGCGTTTTGTCGCCAGGTCACATTTACCGTAAGTCCATGTAAGTGTTCCGGCTATAAGATTATGCTGAGCCTGCTGAATCAGATCTACAGACTGTAAAGCCAGAGATTCCAGATAAGGCTGTATATATTCTCCTCCCGGCTTATCTGCATCTGCTGTACATATAACAGGGCCTGAATGGGTGTGTGATAGACAAAACAAAAGCTGTTCTTCCTGAAGACCTGTTTGTTGGAGGATATAGTGACGCAGATTTCGTTCATCCTGTTCATTTTTCCACCAGCCCAGATCTGCAGTGATCATTACAAGAGAAATTTCTTCCTCCGTCTGAAACAGTACACACTGCATCAACAATGGCCGATGTAATCCGGATGCCTGATCAGATGGCGCGGCACCCCAGTTGCGTGCGTAGATTTCCAGAGGAGGGGTAATATCACATTCAGCTACTCCAAAGTTGCCTGTAAAAGAATGTTGAACAGCTATTAAAGTATCATTTAAGGTCATAATTCAGGTTTGATTGGCGGTTAACTTTTTCTGCTGAGGGACAAACCTCCATCCATCAGAATGGTGCTTCCCGTGAGGTGTCTGTTTTTCGGATGGCATATCCAGACGACCTGATCAGCGACTTCTTCAGCTTCAATCAGCGCCCGTACCGGTACTGTTTCACGCGCCTGATCTGCCAGACCCGGATGCTGGCTCCAGACCTCCTTACTCAATCCGGCATTGACATAACCAGGAGCGACTTCATTAATTCGAATCCCGTGCGGAGCATATTCCAGTGCCATAGATTGACACAACATTCGTATGGCAGCTTTCGAAACTGAGTACGCTGGCAGATTCTGATGCACGACATGTGCAGCCCAGCTTCCCAGAAATACAATATTACCTGCACTCCCCTGCTGTACGATCTTGCGGGCAACCGCGTTTGCAAGGTAAAATGAACCGTTTAAGTTTACTTTTATCTCCTGATCCCATTCAGCGGTACTGATCTGTTGAAAATCTTTTAAAGTAACCGTTGCTGCATTTGCAATCGCTATATCTACCTTTCCCCAATATTGGACGACTGATTCTACCCACTGCTCCACTGCCGCTGCATCCTGTACATCCACCTGATCGTAGCTGCAGTAATATCCGACTTCCTGCAACCGGGCAAGTTGAGGAGCCGCTGCTTCAGCACTTAACCTGTCTCCAATAGCGACCCGTGCTCCCTGCATTGCAAAAGCTTTGACAGTCGCCAGACCTATATCCCCCAGCCCGCCGGAAATAAGTACTACCTGATTATTAAAGTAACTTTCTTTGTTCATCTGTATATTCTTTACCAGTCACCTACGCTGCCATCTTTGTAGAAGGTACGTTGTAACAGCTCTTGTTGAAAAGGATGCTTTTTGACTTCCTCCTCATTGATCTCGATTCC
The Sphingobacterium spiritivorum genome window above contains:
- a CDS encoding SDR family NAD(P)-dependent oxidoreductase; the protein is MNKESYFNNQVVLISGGLGDIGLATVKAFAMQGARVAIGDRLSAEAAAPQLARLQEVGYYCSYDQVDVQDAAAVEQWVESVVQYWGKVDIAIANAATVTLKDFQQISTAEWDQEIKVNLNGSFYLANAVARKIVQQGSAGNIVFLGSWAAHVVHQNLPAYSVSKAAIRMLCQSMALEYAPHGIRINEVAPGYVNAGLSKEVWSQHPGLADQARETVPVRALIEAEEVADQVVWICHPKNRHLTGSTILMDGGLSLSRKS